A DNA window from Loxodonta africana isolate mLoxAfr1 chromosome 7, mLoxAfr1.hap2, whole genome shotgun sequence contains the following coding sequences:
- the YPEL4 gene encoding protein yippee-like 4 isoform X1, whose translation MPSCDPGPGPACLPAKTFRSYLPRCHRTYSCVHCRAHLAKHDELISKSFQGSHGRAYLFNSVVNVGCGPAEQRLLLTGLHSVADIFCESCKTTLGWKYVSTQRTGPSSKCSPHGPPCPRGHQSGLCMVQRGLDYGGGTWGQRQYKR comes from the exons ATGCCCAGCTGTGACCCTGGCCCgggccctgcctgcctccctgccaaGACTTTCCGCAGCTACCTGCCCCGCTGCCACCGCACTTACAGCTGCGTCCACTGCCGTGCACATCTGGCCAAACACGATGAGCTTATTTCTAAG TCCTTCCAAGGGAGCCATGGCCGAGCCTACCTGTTTAACTCCGT GGTCAACGTGGGCTGTGGGCCGGCTGAACAGCGCCTTCTGCTCACGGGGCTCCACTCGGTAGCTGACATTTTCTGTGAGAGCTGCAAAACCACGCTGGGCTGGAAATATGTAAGTACCCAGAGAACAGGGCCATCCTCTAAATGCAGCCCCCATGGCCCTCCATGCCCCAGGGGCCACCAGTCAGGTCTTTGCATGGTCCAAAGAGGGTTGGACTACGGTGGGGGCACCTGGGGGCAGAGGCAGTACAAGCGATAG
- the YPEL4 gene encoding protein yippee-like 4 isoform X2 — MPSCDPGPGPACLPAKTFRSYLPRCHRTYSCVHCRAHLAKHDELISKSFQGSHGRAYLFNSVVNVGCGPAEQRLLLTGLHSVADIFCESCKTTLGWKYEQAFETSQKYKEGKYIIEMSHMVKDNGWD; from the exons ATGCCCAGCTGTGACCCTGGCCCgggccctgcctgcctccctgccaaGACTTTCCGCAGCTACCTGCCCCGCTGCCACCGCACTTACAGCTGCGTCCACTGCCGTGCACATCTGGCCAAACACGATGAGCTTATTTCTAAG TCCTTCCAAGGGAGCCATGGCCGAGCCTACCTGTTTAACTCCGT GGTCAACGTGGGCTGTGGGCCGGCTGAACAGCGCCTTCTGCTCACGGGGCTCCACTCGGTAGCTGACATTTTCTGTGAGAGCTGCAAAACCACGCTGGGCTGGAAATAT GAACAAGCTTTTGAGACAAGCCAGAAGTACAAAGAAGGGAAGTACATCATTGAAATGTCACACATGGTGAAGGACAACGGCTGGGATTGA